The Kitasatospora paranensis genome has a window encoding:
- a CDS encoding response regulator transcription factor, whose translation MQAEPTGTSARLLVVDDEPALRDALESSLAFEGYEVTTATDGFEALEAVERDRPDLVLLDIMMPRMDGLTAVRRMRSRGDTAPVLMLTARDAVGDRVTGLDVGADDYLAKPFELDELLARVRALLRRSALASEAAARAAAVEDDGEVMSFADLRMNTATREVTRDGKPIELTRTEFMLLEMFLAHPRQVLTREQILKAVWGFDFEPSSNSLDVYVMYLRRKTEQGGMPRLIQTVRGVGYALRAASGAAA comes from the coding sequence ATCCAGGCCGAGCCCACCGGCACCAGTGCCCGGCTTCTCGTGGTCGACGACGAGCCCGCCCTGCGGGACGCCCTGGAGAGCAGCCTCGCCTTCGAGGGCTACGAGGTCACCACCGCCACCGACGGCTTCGAGGCCCTGGAGGCCGTCGAACGCGACCGGCCCGACCTGGTACTGCTGGACATCATGATGCCGCGCATGGACGGCCTCACCGCGGTGCGCCGGATGCGCTCGCGCGGCGACACCGCCCCCGTGCTGATGCTCACCGCCCGCGACGCCGTCGGCGACCGCGTCACCGGCCTCGACGTCGGCGCCGACGACTACCTGGCCAAGCCCTTCGAGCTGGACGAACTGCTCGCCCGGGTCCGCGCCCTGCTGCGCCGCAGCGCCCTCGCCTCCGAGGCCGCCGCCCGCGCCGCCGCCGTCGAGGACGACGGCGAGGTGATGTCCTTCGCCGACCTGCGGATGAACACCGCCACCCGCGAGGTCACCCGCGACGGCAAGCCGATCGAGCTGACCCGCACCGAGTTCATGCTCCTGGAGATGTTCCTCGCCCACCCGCGGCAGGTCCTGACCCGCGAACAGATCCTCAAGGCGGTCTGGGGATTCGACTTCGAGCCCTCCTCCAACTCCCTCGACGTCTACGTGATGTACCTGCGTCGCAAGACCGAGCAGGGCGGCATGCCCCGGCTCATCCAGACCGTGCGCGGCGTGGGCTACGCGCTGCGGGCCGCCAGCGGCGCGGCGGCGTGA
- a CDS encoding S1C family serine protease, which yields MNGGGTQSTGDSATYKAFQTDAALNPGNSGGPLINANGQVIGINSAMYSAGGSNSTADSSSAGSVGLGFAIPIDNVKQVLPKMQAGQNL from the coding sequence ATGAACGGCGGCGGCACGCAGTCCACCGGCGACTCCGCCACCTACAAGGCCTTCCAGACCGACGCCGCGCTCAACCCCGGCAACTCCGGCGGCCCGCTGATCAACGCCAACGGCCAGGTCATCGGCATCAACTCGGCCATGTACTCGGCCGGCGGCTCCAACTCCACCGCCGACTCCAGCAGCGCCGGCAGCGTCGGCCTGGGCTTCGCCATCCCGATCGACAACGTCAAGCAGGTCCTCCCGAAGATGCAGGCCGGTCAGAACCTCTGA
- a CDS encoding S1C family serine protease, protein MKTADGTATGTGVVLTATGQILTNYHVISGAVSDGGQTTVTFGNGSTAPATVTGTDKSLDVAVITASGVSGLTPAVLGDSSGVQVGDPVVAIGNPEGLTGTVTSGIISAENREVTVQVDEGTTRGNGGFGFPGCPA, encoded by the coding sequence GTGAAGACCGCCGACGGCACCGCCACCGGCACCGGCGTGGTGCTCACCGCCACCGGCCAGATCCTCACCAACTACCACGTCATCTCCGGCGCGGTCTCCGACGGCGGGCAGACCACCGTCACCTTCGGGAACGGCAGCACCGCCCCCGCCACCGTGACCGGCACCGACAAGTCCCTGGACGTCGCCGTGATCACCGCCTCCGGCGTCAGCGGCCTCACCCCGGCCGTCCTCGGCGACTCCTCCGGAGTCCAGGTCGGCGACCCGGTCGTCGCCATCGGCAACCCGGAGGGCCTCACCGGCACCGTCACCTCCGGCATCATCAGCGCCGAGAACCGCGAGGTCACCGTCCAGGTCGACGAGGGCACCACCCGCGGCAACGGCGGCTTCGGCTTCCCCGGCTGCCCGGCATGA
- a CDS encoding LacI family DNA-binding transcriptional regulator, translated as MAKVTRDDVARLAGTSTAVVSYVINNGPRPVAPATREKVLAAIEQLGYRPNSVAQAMASRRTNLIGMVVPDARQPFFAEMAHAVERAASERGKLVLIGNSDYVDDREVHYVRAFLGMRVSGLILVSQGPSQRAAEEFAAMEGAKVVLLHRRPEAIDDVAVVTDDVGGSELAVRHLLEVHGHPYVVCFGGPVESPAPGDPVIDHVEGWQRAMSGHGLPAEPHLVDAPFHRYGAYEVAVELLRSPNRPPAIFCSTDDQAIGVLRAAREVGLRVPEDLAVAGFDDIPEAALADPPLTTVASDRDAMARAAVDLVLDDSLMVPGSDTERVRKFESRLVVRRSCGCGGPEPVPAA; from the coding sequence GTGGCCAAGGTGACGCGCGACGATGTAGCCCGACTGGCTGGGACCTCGACCGCGGTCGTCAGCTATGTGATCAACAACGGACCCCGACCGGTCGCCCCGGCGACCCGCGAGAAGGTCCTCGCGGCGATCGAGCAGCTCGGCTACCGGCCGAACAGCGTCGCCCAGGCGATGGCCTCCCGGCGCACCAACCTCATCGGCATGGTGGTGCCCGACGCTCGCCAGCCGTTCTTCGCCGAGATGGCGCACGCGGTGGAACGCGCCGCCTCCGAGCGCGGCAAGCTCGTCCTGATCGGCAACTCGGACTACGTCGACGACCGCGAGGTCCACTACGTCCGCGCCTTCCTCGGCATGCGGGTCTCCGGGCTGATCCTGGTCAGCCAGGGCCCCTCGCAGCGCGCCGCCGAGGAGTTCGCCGCGATGGAGGGCGCCAAGGTCGTCCTGCTGCACCGGCGGCCCGAGGCGATCGACGACGTCGCGGTCGTCACCGACGACGTCGGCGGCTCCGAACTCGCCGTCCGCCACCTGCTGGAGGTGCACGGCCACCCGTACGTGGTCTGCTTCGGCGGCCCGGTGGAGTCCCCCGCCCCCGGTGACCCCGTCATCGACCACGTCGAGGGCTGGCAGCGCGCCATGTCCGGGCACGGGCTGCCCGCCGAACCGCACCTGGTGGACGCCCCCTTCCACCGCTACGGCGCGTACGAGGTCGCGGTCGAGCTGCTGCGCTCCCCGAACCGCCCGCCGGCGATCTTCTGCTCCACCGACGACCAGGCGATCGGCGTCCTGCGCGCCGCCCGCGAGGTCGGCCTGCGGGTGCCCGAGGACCTCGCCGTGGCCGGCTTCGACGACATCCCCGAGGCCGCCCTCGCCGACCCGCCGCTGACCACCGTCGCCTCCGACCGCGACGCGATGGCCCGCGCCGCCGTCGACCTCGTCCTCGACGACTCGCTGATGGTGCCCGGATCGGACACCGAACGGGTGCGGAAATTCGAATCGCGCCTGGTCGTACGCCGTTCCTGCGGCTGCGGCGGACCGGAGCCCGTACCCGCCGCCTGA
- a CDS encoding response regulator transcription factor, producing MSSLLLLTNALQPSAEVLPALGLLLHNVRVAPAEGSALVDTPSADVILVDGRRDLPQIRSLCQLLRSTGIGCPLILIVTEGGLAAVTAEWGIDDVLLDTAGPAEVEARLRLAMGRLQVTADDSPMEIRNGDLSVDEATYSAKLKGRVLDLTFKEFELLKYLAQHPGRVFTRAQLLQEVWGYDYFGGTRTVDVHVRRLRAKLGVEHEQLIGTVRNVGYRFVVPEKPDKGERPGAEQPQRAVAGRDA from the coding sequence ATGAGTTCTCTCCTCCTGCTCACCAACGCCCTCCAGCCGTCCGCCGAGGTGCTGCCCGCACTGGGCCTGCTCCTCCACAACGTCCGGGTCGCCCCCGCCGAGGGCTCCGCGCTCGTCGACACCCCGAGCGCCGACGTCATCCTGGTCGACGGCCGGCGTGACCTGCCGCAGATCCGCAGCCTGTGCCAACTGCTGCGCTCCACCGGGATCGGCTGCCCGCTGATCCTGATCGTCACCGAGGGCGGCCTGGCCGCCGTCACCGCCGAGTGGGGCATCGACGACGTCCTGCTGGACACCGCGGGCCCGGCCGAGGTCGAGGCCCGGCTGCGGCTCGCCATGGGCCGTCTCCAGGTCACCGCGGACGACAGCCCGATGGAGATCCGCAACGGCGACCTGTCCGTCGACGAGGCCACCTACTCGGCGAAGCTCAAGGGCCGGGTCCTGGACCTCACCTTCAAGGAGTTCGAGCTCCTCAAGTACCTCGCCCAGCACCCCGGCCGGGTGTTCACCCGCGCCCAGCTGCTGCAGGAGGTCTGGGGCTACGACTACTTCGGCGGCACCCGCACGGTGGACGTCCACGTCCGGCGGCTGCGGGCCAAGCTCGGCGTCGAGCACGAGCAGCTCATCGGCACCGTGCGCAACGTCGGCTACCGCTTCGTGGTGCCGGAGAAGCCGGACAAGGGCGAGCGGCCGGGCGCCGAGCAGCCGCAGCGGGCCGTGGCCGGCCGGGACGCCTGA
- a CDS encoding LmeA family phospholipid-binding protein: MGTDATAVSPAGVAPAAARVSGTIRYWAAAKAEAGIAEEPYLAATLAEALAAVHERHADRPRLLKVLGHCSFLVDGDPVGGRDRAQVALTEGGSVEVLPPSPAADRAAGPRWCGAPVPEPPRTADRRSSDGHRSPSGSGMRGWLKLTIGLAVLAGLLVGADRLALGVAEDQAAERLAAGGHMSQRPHVAIEGFPFLTQVVSGEFDDVRLSGDGMTVGDGRQQVALSSFSATLSGVAVAGDYHSATVRSGSGSGLISYADAARLVPGAERLELSYGGPGKVKASVLGVPIGQGDVHSSGNTITADGFKLSGAAGLLNGRLSALLGPRSFTLTQLPAGLSLVGAAPEPEGLRLAFKGEHVSLTG; this comes from the coding sequence ATGGGCACCGATGCCACCGCTGTTTCACCCGCCGGAGTGGCCCCGGCCGCCGCACGGGTCAGCGGCACGATCCGCTACTGGGCCGCCGCCAAGGCGGAGGCGGGGATCGCGGAGGAGCCGTACCTGGCCGCCACGCTCGCCGAGGCGCTGGCGGCCGTGCACGAGCGCCACGCCGACCGGCCGCGCCTGCTCAAGGTGCTCGGGCACTGCTCGTTCCTGGTGGACGGGGACCCGGTCGGCGGGCGGGACCGTGCGCAGGTCGCGCTGACCGAGGGCGGCTCCGTCGAGGTGCTGCCCCCTTCGCCGGCGGCTGACCGGGCGGCGGGTCCCCGGTGGTGCGGCGCCCCGGTGCCGGAACCACCGCGCACGGCCGATCGTCGTAGCTCCGACGGACATCGATCACCCTCGGGGAGTGGCATGCGCGGCTGGCTGAAGCTCACGATCGGCCTGGCGGTCCTGGCCGGGCTGCTGGTCGGCGCCGACCGGCTGGCCCTCGGCGTGGCCGAGGACCAGGCGGCCGAGCGGCTGGCGGCCGGTGGCCACATGTCCCAGCGCCCGCACGTGGCCATCGAGGGCTTCCCGTTCCTCACCCAGGTGGTGAGCGGCGAGTTCGACGACGTCCGGCTCTCCGGCGACGGCATGACGGTCGGCGACGGCCGGCAGCAGGTGGCGCTGAGCTCCTTCAGCGCCACGCTGTCCGGGGTCGCCGTGGCCGGCGACTACCACAGCGCCACGGTGCGCAGCGGCAGCGGCAGCGGGCTGATCAGCTACGCCGACGCGGCCCGGCTGGTGCCGGGCGCCGAGCGCCTGGAGCTGTCGTACGGCGGGCCGGGCAAGGTGAAGGCGTCGGTGCTGGGGGTGCCGATCGGACAGGGCGACGTGCACAGCTCGGGCAACACCATCACCGCGGACGGCTTCAAGCTCTCCGGGGCCGCGGGCCTGCTGAACGGCCGGCTGTCGGCGCTGCTCGGCCCGCGCAGCTTCACCCTGACCCAGTTGCCCGCCGGGCTCAGCCTGGTCGGCGCCGCCCCGGAGCCGGAAGGCCTGCGGCTCGCGTTCAAGGGCGAGCACGTGTCGCTGACGGGCTGA
- a CDS encoding putative leader peptide produces MKRQADLTKRRAVDLCRVSTCLCRMR; encoded by the coding sequence ATGAAGCGACAGGCGGATCTCACGAAGCGGCGGGCGGTAGACCTGTGCCGCGTGTCCACCTGCCTGTGTCGAATGCGTTGA
- a CDS encoding sulfurtransferase yields the protein MSRSDVLVDADWVQARLDDPKVVIVEVDEDTSAYEKNHIRNAVRIDWKQDLQDPVRRDFIDQAGFEALLGAKGIANDDTVVLYGGNNNWFASYAYWYFKLYGHGDVRLLDGGRKKWELDSRELVAAVPERAATTYTAQAADSSIRAFRDDVLAAIGSLNLVDVRSPDEFSGKLLAPAHLPQEQSQRPGHVPSAKNIPWAKNANDDGTFKSDDELRALYQAEGVDLAKDTIAYCRIGERSALTWFVLHELLEQSNVKNYDGSWTEYGSLVGVPIELGN from the coding sequence ATGAGCCGCAGCGACGTCCTGGTCGACGCCGACTGGGTCCAGGCCCGCCTGGACGACCCGAAGGTCGTCATCGTCGAGGTCGACGAGGACACCTCCGCCTACGAGAAGAACCACATCCGCAACGCCGTCCGGATCGACTGGAAGCAGGACCTCCAGGACCCGGTGCGCCGCGACTTCATCGACCAGGCCGGCTTCGAGGCGCTGCTCGGTGCCAAGGGCATCGCCAACGACGACACCGTGGTGCTCTACGGCGGCAACAACAACTGGTTCGCCTCGTACGCCTACTGGTACTTCAAGCTGTACGGCCACGGCGACGTCCGCCTGCTCGACGGCGGCCGCAAGAAGTGGGAGCTCGACTCCCGCGAGCTGGTCGCCGCGGTGCCGGAGCGCGCCGCCACGACCTACACCGCCCAGGCCGCGGACAGCTCGATCCGCGCCTTCCGCGACGACGTGCTCGCCGCGATCGGCAGCCTGAACCTGGTCGACGTGCGTTCGCCCGACGAGTTCTCCGGCAAGCTGCTCGCCCCGGCCCACCTCCCGCAGGAGCAGTCGCAGCGCCCGGGCCACGTCCCGTCCGCGAAGAACATCCCGTGGGCCAAGAACGCCAACGACGACGGCACCTTCAAGAGCGACGACGAGCTGCGCGCGCTCTACCAGGCCGAGGGCGTCGACCTGGCGAAGGACACCATCGCGTACTGCCGCATCGGCGAGCGCTCCGCGCTCACCTGGTTCGTTCTCCACGAGCTGCTCGAGCAGTCGAACGTGAAGAACTACGACGGCTCCTGGACCGAGTACGGCAGCCTCGTCGGCGTGCCGATCGAGCTCGGCAACTGA
- a CDS encoding DUF1416 domain-containing protein — translation MCGAKAGGPDLAGVDVASETIIQGSVTRDNEPVNGYVRLLDENGEFTAEVPTSATGQFRFFARPGTWTLRALVPGATIDRQVVASQGEFTEVAIAV, via the coding sequence ATGTGCGGTGCGAAGGCCGGCGGCCCGGACCTGGCAGGAGTTGACGTGGCGAGCGAGACGATCATTCAGGGTTCGGTGACCCGCGACAACGAGCCGGTCAACGGCTACGTGCGGCTCCTCGACGAGAACGGCGAGTTCACCGCCGAGGTCCCCACCTCGGCGACCGGGCAGTTCCGCTTCTTTGCCCGCCCGGGCACGTGGACCCTGCGCGCGCTCGTCCCGGGTGCCACGATCGACCGCCAGGTGGTCGCCTCCCAGGGCGAGTTCACCGAGGTCGCGATCGCGGTCTGA
- a CDS encoding DsrE family protein codes for MSKKLVIKVTAGADAPERCSQAFTVAAVAVASGVEVSLWLTGESSWFALPGRAAEFELPHAAPLPDLLESVLATGTVTLCTQCAARRGIGEKDTVEGVRIAGAQVFVSEIMADGVQALVY; via the coding sequence ATGTCGAAGAAGCTGGTCATCAAGGTCACCGCCGGGGCGGACGCACCTGAGCGGTGCTCGCAGGCCTTCACGGTGGCGGCGGTCGCGGTCGCGAGCGGGGTCGAGGTGTCGCTCTGGCTGACCGGCGAGTCGTCGTGGTTCGCCCTGCCGGGGCGGGCGGCGGAGTTCGAGCTGCCGCACGCGGCGCCGCTGCCCGACCTGCTGGAGTCCGTCCTGGCGACCGGCACGGTCACGCTGTGCACCCAGTGCGCGGCCCGGCGCGGGATCGGCGAGAAGGACACCGTCGAGGGTGTCCGGATCGCGGGCGCCCAGGTCTTCGTCAGCGAGATCATGGCCGACGGGGTGCAGGCGCTGGTCTACTGA
- a CDS encoding FABP family protein: protein MIEIPSDLHRDVVPLAFLLGTWEGAGVYDFPGTDKCNFGQEVVFRHDGRPFLEFRSRSWVLDEQGEKVRPLENEHAFWRITSNQHGTGGEREIEVSSVRDDGTVEIWYGKLHDGKPQIDLATDAVARIEGAPAYTGGKRLYGLVKEELLWVGEKAAPEVPLRPYMSAQLKKVLSPAKLIQDINDLPDDGIAFFR, encoded by the coding sequence ATGATCGAGATTCCCTCCGACCTCCACCGTGACGTCGTCCCGCTGGCCTTCCTCCTCGGCACGTGGGAGGGCGCAGGCGTCTACGACTTCCCCGGCACCGACAAGTGCAACTTCGGCCAGGAGGTCGTGTTCCGGCACGACGGCCGCCCGTTCCTAGAGTTCCGCTCCCGCAGTTGGGTGCTGGACGAGCAGGGCGAGAAGGTCCGCCCGCTGGAGAACGAGCACGCCTTCTGGCGGATCACCAGCAACCAGCACGGCACCGGCGGCGAGCGCGAGATCGAGGTCTCCTCCGTCCGCGACGACGGTACCGTGGAGATCTGGTACGGCAAGCTGCACGACGGCAAGCCGCAGATCGACCTCGCCACCGACGCGGTCGCCCGGATCGAGGGCGCGCCCGCCTACACCGGCGGCAAGCGCCTGTACGGCCTGGTCAAGGAGGAGCTGCTCTGGGTCGGCGAGAAGGCCGCCCCCGAGGTGCCGCTCCGCCCGTACATGTCCGCGCAGCTCAAGAAGGTGCTCAGCCCCGCGAAGCTGATCCAGGACATCAACGACCTGCCGGACGACGGCATCGCCTTCTTCCGCTGA
- a CDS encoding Fur family transcriptional regulator, translating to MANTETPSDWKSDLRSRGYRLTPQRQLVLEAVDVLDHATPDEILGHVRKTASGVNISTVYRTLELLEELGLVSHAHLGHGAPTYHLAGRHTHLHLVCRDCDRVTETDTAIAAPLIESLRTEHGFDTDLKHFAIFGRCADCTEKLRAAQP from the coding sequence GTGGCGAACACCGAGACCCCCAGCGACTGGAAGAGCGACCTGCGCTCGCGCGGCTACCGGCTGACGCCGCAGCGCCAGCTCGTCCTGGAGGCCGTCGACGTCCTCGACCACGCCACCCCGGACGAGATCCTCGGCCACGTCCGCAAGACCGCCAGCGGGGTCAACATCTCCACCGTCTACCGGACGCTGGAGCTGCTGGAGGAGCTCGGCCTGGTCTCCCACGCCCACCTCGGCCACGGCGCCCCCACGTACCACCTCGCGGGCCGCCACACCCACCTGCACCTGGTCTGCCGGGACTGCGACCGGGTGACCGAGACCGACACCGCGATCGCCGCGCCGCTGATCGAGAGCCTGCGGACCGAGCACGGCTTCGACACCGACCTCAAGCACTTCGCGATCTTCGGCCGCTGCGCCGACTGCACCGAAAAGCTCCGCGCCGCGCAGCCGTAA
- a CDS encoding YgfZ/GcvT domain-containing protein, whose protein sequence is MTGTKSPLLALPGAVPAEGADEGVAAHYGNIFREQRDLAAGHGFVDLSHRGVVTVSGGDRLTWLHLLLTQHVSALPPQQAADALILSPNGHVEHALYLVDDGATTWIHVEPGTREALLAYLRSMVFFYRVEITDATAEYAVVHLPAGSTADAGGAAAVRELAHGRDLFVPRGDLEKLTAGYGPAAGVWAYEALRIEGHRPRLGFETDHRTIPHEVDWLATAVHLQKGCYRGQETVARVHNLGRPPRRLVFLHLDGTEESLPPHGTEVRVAGQDRPVGFVTSSARHHELGPIALALVKRNTPTDAVLLAGTVPGTQDVIVPQ, encoded by the coding sequence ATGACCGGTACCAAGAGCCCGCTGCTCGCCCTGCCCGGCGCCGTCCCCGCCGAGGGCGCGGACGAGGGCGTCGCCGCCCACTACGGCAACATCTTCCGCGAACAGCGCGACCTCGCCGCCGGCCACGGCTTCGTGGACCTCTCGCACCGCGGTGTCGTCACCGTCTCCGGTGGCGACCGGCTGACCTGGCTGCACCTGCTGCTCACCCAGCACGTCAGCGCGCTGCCGCCGCAGCAGGCCGCCGACGCGCTGATCCTCTCCCCGAACGGCCACGTCGAGCACGCCCTCTACCTGGTCGACGACGGCGCCACCACGTGGATCCACGTCGAGCCCGGCACCCGGGAGGCGCTGCTGGCGTACCTGCGGAGCATGGTCTTCTTCTACCGGGTGGAGATCACCGACGCGACCGCCGAGTACGCGGTGGTGCACCTGCCCGCGGGCTCCACCGCCGATGCCGGCGGCGCCGCCGCCGTCCGCGAACTCGCCCACGGGCGCGACCTGTTCGTGCCGCGCGGCGACCTGGAGAAGCTGACGGCCGGTTACGGCCCGGCCGCCGGGGTGTGGGCGTACGAGGCGCTGCGGATCGAGGGCCACCGGCCGCGGCTCGGCTTCGAGACCGACCACCGCACCATCCCGCACGAGGTGGACTGGCTCGCCACCGCCGTCCACCTGCAGAAGGGCTGCTACCGCGGCCAGGAGACCGTCGCCCGGGTGCACAACCTCGGCCGGCCGCCGCGCCGGCTGGTCTTCCTGCACCTGGACGGCACCGAGGAGTCCCTGCCGCCGCACGGCACCGAGGTCCGCGTCGCGGGGCAGGACCGCCCGGTGGGCTTCGTGACCTCCTCGGCCCGCCACCACGAACTCGGGCCGATCGCGCTGGCCCTGGTGAAGCGGAACACCCCGACGGACGCCGTCCTGCTGGCTGGCACGGTGCCCGGCACCCAGGACGTGATCGTGCCGCAGTAG
- the dtd gene encoding D-aminoacyl-tRNA deacylase, translating into MRAVVQRVAGAAVHVDGECVGAIDGPGLCVLVGVTHEDTPAKAAQLARKLWTLRLFEGTPELSCSELAAPLLVISQFTLYGDARKGRRPTWNSAAPGPVAEPLVDAVVAELRALGAKVETGRFGADMKVSLVNDGPFTVLLEV; encoded by the coding sequence ATGCGAGCAGTGGTGCAGCGGGTCGCCGGGGCGGCCGTACACGTGGACGGCGAGTGCGTGGGCGCGATCGACGGTCCGGGGCTGTGCGTCCTGGTCGGCGTGACCCACGAGGACACCCCGGCGAAGGCCGCGCAGCTGGCCCGCAAGCTCTGGACGCTGCGGCTGTTCGAGGGAACGCCCGAGCTGTCCTGCTCCGAGCTGGCCGCACCGCTCCTGGTGATCAGTCAGTTCACGCTCTACGGGGACGCCCGCAAGGGGCGCCGGCCGACCTGGAACTCCGCCGCGCCCGGCCCGGTCGCCGAGCCGCTGGTGGACGCGGTGGTGGCCGAGCTGCGGGCGCTGGGCGCCAAGGTGGAGACCGGGCGGTTCGGTGCGGACATGAAGGTGTCGCTGGTCAACGACGGCCCGTTCACCGTGCTGCTGGAGGTCTGA
- a CDS encoding asparaginase yields MPQSALPALADVIRSGFTEGRHRGSLVLLAADGSVQFALGAPEEPVFPRSTAKPFQAVATLRAGLPLDGERLALAASSHSAEEFHRTAVRAILAEAGLTEADLRTPADLPLDRVEAEALLRSGGSAAPILMDCSGKHAGWLAACAANGWDTAGYLDPGHPIQKLAREALEEATGEQAAHVGTDGCGAPLLAVSLTGLARGFRALVLAEPGTPQRRVADAMRAHPEYVAGTRRADTHLMRAVPGALSKMGAEAVQVVALADGRALAFKIEDGSERARGPVLAAALRRLGVEHEVLDRIAAEPLHGGGEVVGEVRAAF; encoded by the coding sequence ATGCCGCAGTCCGCCCTGCCCGCCCTCGCCGACGTCATACGCTCCGGCTTCACCGAGGGCCGCCACCGCGGCTCCCTCGTGCTGCTCGCCGCCGACGGCTCGGTGCAGTTCGCGCTCGGCGCGCCCGAGGAGCCGGTCTTCCCGCGCTCCACGGCCAAGCCCTTCCAGGCCGTCGCCACCCTCCGCGCCGGCCTCCCGCTCGACGGCGAACGGCTCGCCCTCGCCGCCTCCAGCCACTCCGCCGAGGAGTTCCACCGCACCGCCGTCCGGGCGATCCTGGCCGAGGCCGGGCTCACCGAGGCCGACCTGCGCACGCCCGCCGACCTGCCGCTCGACCGGGTCGAGGCCGAGGCCCTGCTGCGCTCCGGCGGCTCCGCCGCACCGATCCTGATGGACTGCTCCGGCAAGCACGCCGGATGGCTCGCCGCCTGCGCCGCCAACGGCTGGGACACCGCCGGCTACCTCGACCCCGGCCACCCGATTCAGAAGCTGGCTCGGGAGGCGCTGGAGGAGGCCACCGGCGAGCAGGCGGCGCACGTCGGCACCGACGGCTGCGGCGCCCCGCTGCTGGCCGTCTCGCTCACCGGCCTGGCCCGCGGCTTCCGCGCCCTGGTGCTCGCCGAGCCCGGCACCCCGCAGCGCCGGGTCGCCGACGCCATGCGCGCCCACCCGGAGTACGTCGCCGGCACCCGCCGCGCCGACACCCACCTGATGCGGGCCGTGCCCGGCGCGCTCTCGAAGATGGGCGCCGAGGCTGTCCAGGTCGTCGCGCTGGCCGACGGCCGGGCCCTCGCGTTCAAGATCGAGGACGGCTCGGAGCGGGCCCGCGGCCCGGTGCTGGCCGCCGCGCTGCGCCGCCTGGGCGTCGAGCACGAGGTGCTGGACCGGATCGCCGCCGAGCCGCTGCACGGCGGCGGCGAGGTCGTCGGCGAGGTCCGCGCCGCGTTCTGA
- a CDS encoding dodecin codes for MTDHTYRVTEIVGSSSESIDAAIRNGIDRASRTLRNLDWFEVTQVRGHLADGRIEHYQVGLKVGFRLEDAD; via the coding sequence ATGACCGACCACACCTATCGCGTCACCGAGATCGTCGGCTCCTCCTCCGAGAGCATCGATGCGGCGATCCGCAACGGCATCGACCGGGCGTCCAGGACGCTGCGCAACCTGGACTGGTTCGAGGTGACCCAGGTGCGCGGCCATCTCGCCGACGGCCGCATCGAGCACTACCAGGTCGGGCTCAAGGTCGGATTCCGGCTGGAGGACGCCGACTGA
- a CDS encoding inorganic diphosphatase, producing the protein MEFDVLIEIPKGSRNKYEVDHETGRLRLDRMLFTSTRYPADYGYVEGTLGEDGDPLDALVILDEPTFPGCLIKCRAIGMFHMTDEAGGDDKLLCVPATDPRWEHLRDIHHVSEFDRLEIQHFFEVYKDLEPGKSVEGANWVGRVEAEAEIVASIKRLAENGGH; encoded by the coding sequence TTGGAGTTCGACGTCCTGATCGAGATTCCGAAGGGCTCGCGGAACAAGTACGAGGTCGACCATGAGACCGGCCGGCTTCGCCTGGACCGGATGCTCTTCACCTCGACCCGCTACCCGGCCGACTACGGCTACGTCGAGGGCACGCTCGGCGAGGACGGCGACCCGCTGGACGCGCTGGTCATCCTGGACGAGCCGACCTTCCCGGGCTGCCTGATCAAGTGCCGGGCGATCGGCATGTTCCACATGACCGACGAGGCCGGCGGCGACGACAAGCTGCTCTGCGTCCCGGCGACGGACCCGCGCTGGGAGCACCTGCGCGACATCCACCACGTGTCGGAGTTCGACCGCCTGGAGATCCAGCACTTCTTCGAGGTCTACAAGGACCTGGAGCCCGGCAAGTCCGTCGAGGGCGCCAACTGGGTGGGTCGCGTCGAGGCCGAGGCCGAGATCGTCGCCTCGATCAAGCGCCTGGCGGAGAACGGCGGCCACTGA